In one window of Duganella dendranthematis DNA:
- a CDS encoding argininosuccinate synthase, with translation MSDIKKVVLAYSGGLDTSVILKWLQDNYQCEIVTFTADLGQGEELEPARAKALKFGIKPENIYIDDVREEFVRDFVFPMFRANTVYEGEYLLGTSIARPLIAKRLIEIANETGADAISHGATGKGNDQVRFELGAYALKPGVKVIAPWREWDLLSREKLLKYAEDAGIAIDMKHKNGGAPYSMDANLLHISFEGRHLENPSAEAEESMWRWTVSPEQAPNEAEYIDLEYEKGDIVAINGVRMSPATVLTELNRLGGKHGIGRLDLVENRYVGMKSRGCYETPGGTIMLKGHRAIESITLDREVAHLKDDLMPRYASLIYNGYWWAPERVALQALIDHTQSTVNGWVRVKLYKGNVIVVSRDSKTDSLFDMNIATFDEDGGAYNQADAGGFIKLNALRMRIAANARLKRGQ, from the coding sequence ATGAGCGATATTAAAAAAGTAGTCCTCGCCTACTCGGGCGGCCTCGACACCTCCGTCATTCTGAAATGGCTGCAGGATAACTACCAGTGCGAAATCGTCACCTTCACCGCCGACCTGGGTCAGGGCGAAGAACTGGAACCGGCACGCGCCAAGGCGCTCAAGTTCGGCATCAAACCAGAGAACATCTACATCGACGACGTGCGTGAAGAATTCGTGCGCGACTTCGTGTTCCCGATGTTCCGCGCCAACACCGTGTACGAAGGCGAATACCTGCTGGGCACCTCGATCGCCCGTCCGCTGATCGCCAAGCGCCTGATCGAAATCGCCAACGAGACCGGCGCCGACGCCATCTCGCATGGCGCCACCGGCAAGGGCAACGACCAGGTGCGCTTCGAGCTGGGCGCCTACGCGCTGAAGCCGGGCGTCAAAGTGATCGCTCCGTGGCGTGAATGGGATCTGCTGTCGCGCGAAAAACTGCTGAAGTACGCGGAAGACGCCGGCATCGCCATCGACATGAAACACAAGAACGGCGGCGCGCCGTACTCGATGGACGCGAACCTGCTGCACATCTCATTCGAAGGCCGTCACCTGGAAAACCCAAGCGCCGAAGCCGAGGAATCGATGTGGCGCTGGACCGTCAGCCCTGAGCAGGCGCCGAACGAAGCCGAATACATCGACCTGGAATACGAAAAAGGCGACATCGTCGCCATCAACGGCGTGCGCATGTCGCCAGCCACCGTGCTGACCGAACTGAATCGCCTGGGCGGCAAGCACGGTATCGGTCGTCTCGACCTGGTGGAAAACCGCTACGTCGGCATGAAGTCGCGCGGCTGCTACGAAACCCCGGGCGGCACCATCATGCTCAAAGGCCACCGCGCCATCGAGTCGATCACGCTGGACCGCGAAGTGGCCCACCTCAAGGACGACCTGATGCCCCGCTACGCTTCGCTGATCTACAACGGCTACTGGTGGGCGCCGGAGCGCGTCGCGTTGCAAGCCCTGATCGACCACACCCAATCCACCGTCAACGGCTGGGTGCGCGTCAAGCTGTACAAGGGCAATGTGATCGTGGTCTCGCGCGACTCCAAAACCGACTCCCTGTTTGATATGAACATCGCCACCTTCGACGAAGACGGCGGCGCTTACAACCAGGCAGACGCCGGCGGCTTCATCAAACTGAACGCCCTGCGCATGCGCATTGCCGCCAACGCGCGCCTGAAACGCGGCCAATAA
- a CDS encoding PEP-CTERM sorting domain-containing protein: protein MKKLLLKALTVAGVVAAANAYAVTDAPNDFLSVYTGSHDAAFDVLSADVAYNAASNEFVFRTTTAGPIAGVAGAAYVFGLDVGGSTNAPFASVGLPGVTFNSTVTLRADGTGSIGATPVNTHIVGNQIFSTVSAALLPSKGLAFKDYTWTVWSIDNRVQGLGRLADFAPDANITVSAVPEADTYAMLMAGLGMLGVVARRRSRKAV, encoded by the coding sequence ATGAAAAAACTGCTTCTGAAAGCGCTCACCGTCGCCGGCGTCGTCGCCGCAGCCAATGCCTACGCCGTCACCGACGCCCCCAACGATTTCCTGTCGGTCTACACCGGCAGCCACGACGCCGCCTTCGATGTACTGTCGGCCGATGTTGCCTACAACGCCGCGAGCAACGAGTTCGTGTTCCGCACCACCACCGCCGGCCCGATCGCCGGCGTGGCCGGCGCCGCCTATGTGTTCGGCCTCGATGTCGGTGGCTCGACCAACGCGCCGTTCGCCTCGGTAGGCCTGCCCGGCGTGACATTCAATTCCACCGTCACGCTGCGCGCGGACGGCACCGGCAGCATCGGCGCCACCCCCGTCAACACCCACATCGTCGGCAACCAGATCTTCTCCACCGTGTCGGCCGCGCTGCTGCCGTCCAAGGGCCTGGCCTTCAAGGACTACACCTGGACCGTGTGGTCGATCGACAACCGCGTGCAGGGCCTGGGCCGCCTGGCCGACTTCGCGCCGGACGCCAACATCACCGTCAGCGCCGTGCCGGAAGCCGACACTTACGCCATGCTAATGGCCGGCCTCGGCATGCTGGGCGTGGTCGCCCGCCGCCGTTCGCGCAAGGCGGTCTGA
- the argF gene encoding ornithine carbamoyltransferase encodes MPIQKPIKHYLQFSDLTLDEYEYVIERAHLIKRKFKNYEIYHPLIDRTLVMVFEKNSTRTRLSFEAGMHQLGGAAIYLNTRDSQLGRGEPVEDAGQVMSRMCDIIMVRTFGQDIIERFAAHSRVPVINGLTNEHHPCQVFADIFTYYEHRGSITGKTVAWVGDANNMLYSWLQAAEVFGFHVNVSTPKGYDMDMSLVSTDRYTFFDNPSDACEGAHLVNTDVWTSMGYEEENAARLKAFDGWIVDSAKMARAAPDALFMHCLPAHRGEEVAAEVIDGPQSVVWDEAENRLHIQKALIEYLLLGRI; translated from the coding sequence ATGCCCATCCAAAAACCGATCAAGCATTACCTGCAGTTTTCCGACCTCACGCTGGACGAGTATGAGTACGTCATCGAACGCGCGCACCTCATCAAGCGCAAGTTCAAGAACTACGAGATCTATCACCCGCTGATCGACCGCACGCTGGTGATGGTGTTCGAAAAGAACTCGACCCGCACCCGCCTGTCGTTCGAAGCCGGCATGCACCAGCTGGGCGGCGCCGCCATCTACCTCAATACGCGCGACTCGCAACTGGGCCGCGGCGAACCGGTGGAAGACGCCGGCCAGGTGATGTCGCGCATGTGCGACATCATCATGGTGCGCACCTTCGGCCAGGACATCATCGAGCGTTTCGCCGCCCATTCGCGCGTGCCGGTGATTAACGGCCTGACCAACGAACATCACCCGTGCCAGGTGTTTGCCGACATCTTCACCTACTACGAGCACCGCGGCTCGATCACCGGCAAGACGGTGGCGTGGGTGGGCGACGCCAACAACATGCTGTACTCGTGGCTGCAGGCGGCCGAGGTATTCGGCTTCCACGTCAACGTGTCGACGCCGAAGGGCTACGACATGGACATGTCGCTGGTCTCGACCGACCGCTACACCTTCTTCGACAACCCATCCGACGCCTGCGAAGGCGCGCACCTGGTCAACACCGACGTCTGGACCAGCATGGGCTACGAGGAAGAAAACGCCGCCCGCCTGAAAGCCTTCGACGGCTGGATCGTCGACAGCGCCAAGATGGCGCGCGCCGCGCCGGACGCCCTGTTCATGCACTGCCTGCCGGCCCACCGTGGCGAAGAAGTCGCGGCCGAGGTCATCGACGGCCCACAATCGGTGGTATGGGACGAGGCGGAAAATCGTCTGCACATTCAAAAAGCGCTGATCGAGTATCTGCTACTCGGCCGCATCTAA
- a CDS encoding HAMP domain-containing methyl-accepting chemotaxis protein encodes MFNDLSIKKKLYLSFSTILAIILVLLAIAYNRFSSLSEANAWDRHTMDVIQAIDVLRNDLLQVQVEARGYYLTGTEIRLERTRKEMSDLPGSIGELQKLTADNPVQVTRFKKLEQMINVWSGEVITSQLKMRQELGDKPGAADAMGRTPQLANATSSGIAEIYKFMNDAAAEEKRLLVERSLASERLQESMRMILTGGGLVCVVLSLGVAWLLVRALLSPLNNLTHAVNRIAAGDQAARAEVLSADELGEVSTEFNRMAQSIQDNQARELADTNALRAKVDSLLGVVSKAAAGDLTGRIDVSGDDAIGRLAAGLDRMFDNLRGLLNNVQKAGIQVTTSATEIAASAKQQEATGIEQAQTSVEILSTTKEISANTSQLLKTMEDATAVADYTTSATADAQNNLRRMDSTMQHMVSATDSINAKLAALSEKASNINSVLITITKVADQTNILSLNAAIEAEKAGEAGRGFSVVATEIRRLADQTSVSTWDIEQMLKEMQSAVSASVMGMDKFSEEIRRSVGEVRQVTDQLSGVMDQVQKLAPQFDVVLQGMQSQAVGAEQITATMMQLNDATQQTVESLKATSEAVHQLQYAAGDLQTSVANFAVAV; translated from the coding sequence ATGTTTAATGACTTGAGCATCAAGAAGAAGCTGTACCTCAGTTTTAGCACCATTCTGGCCATCATCCTGGTGTTGCTGGCCATCGCCTACAACCGCTTCAGCAGCCTGTCCGAAGCCAATGCGTGGGACCGCCACACGATGGACGTGATCCAGGCCATCGACGTGCTGCGCAACGACCTGCTGCAAGTCCAGGTGGAAGCGCGCGGCTACTACCTGACCGGCACCGAAATCCGGCTGGAACGCACGCGCAAGGAGATGAGCGACCTGCCGGGATCCATCGGCGAACTGCAAAAGCTCACCGCCGACAATCCGGTGCAGGTGACCCGCTTCAAGAAGCTGGAACAAATGATCAACGTCTGGAGCGGTGAAGTCATCACCTCGCAGCTCAAGATGCGCCAGGAGCTGGGCGACAAGCCCGGCGCCGCCGACGCCATGGGCCGCACGCCGCAACTGGCCAACGCCACCAGCTCCGGCATCGCCGAGATTTATAAATTCATGAACGACGCGGCAGCCGAAGAGAAGCGCCTGCTGGTGGAGCGCTCGCTCGCCTCCGAGCGCCTGCAGGAATCGATGCGCATGATCCTGACCGGCGGCGGCTTGGTCTGCGTGGTGCTATCGCTGGGCGTCGCCTGGCTGCTGGTGCGCGCGCTGCTGTCGCCGTTGAACAACCTGACCCACGCGGTCAACCGCATCGCCGCCGGCGACCAGGCGGCGCGCGCAGAGGTACTGTCGGCCGATGAACTGGGCGAAGTGTCGACCGAATTCAATCGCATGGCGCAATCGATCCAGGACAACCAGGCCAGGGAACTGGCCGACACCAACGCGTTGCGCGCCAAGGTCGATTCGTTGCTGGGCGTGGTGTCGAAAGCCGCCGCCGGCGACTTGACCGGCAGGATCGACGTCAGTGGCGACGACGCCATCGGCCGCCTGGCCGCAGGCCTGGACCGCATGTTCGACAATCTGCGCGGGCTGCTGAACAACGTGCAGAAGGCCGGCATCCAGGTCACCACTTCGGCCACCGAAATCGCCGCCTCGGCCAAGCAGCAGGAAGCCACCGGCATCGAGCAGGCGCAGACCAGCGTCGAAATCCTCAGCACCACCAAGGAAATCTCGGCCAACACCTCGCAGCTGCTGAAGACCATGGAAGACGCCACCGCGGTGGCCGACTACACCACCAGCGCCACCGCCGACGCTCAGAACAACCTGCGTCGCATGGACAGCACCATGCAGCACATGGTCTCGGCCACCGACTCGATCAACGCCAAGCTGGCCGCGCTGTCGGAGAAAGCCTCCAACATCAACAGCGTGCTGATTACCATCACCAAGGTGGCCGATCAGACCAACATCCTGTCCCTGAACGCCGCCATCGAAGCCGAAAAGGCCGGCGAAGCGGGACGTGGCTTCTCTGTGGTGGCCACCGAAATCCGTCGTTTGGCCGATCAGACCTCGGTCTCCACCTGGGACATCGAGCAGATGCTGAAGGAGATGCAGTCGGCGGTGTCGGCCAGCGTGATGGGCATGGACAAATTCTCCGAGGAGATCCGCCGCAGCGTCGGCGAAGTGCGCCAGGTGACCGACCAGCTGTCGGGCGTGATGGACCAGGTGCAGAAACTGGCGCCGCAGTTCGACGTGGTGCTGCAAGGGATGCAGTCGCAGGCTGTCGGCGCGGAGCAGATCACCGCCACCATGATGCAGCTGAACGACGCCACCCAGCAGACGGTGGAATCGCTGAAAGCCACCAGCGAAGCGGTGCACCAGTTGCAGTACGCGGCCGGCGATTTGCAGACCAGCGTCGCCAACTTCGCGGTTGCGGTGTAA
- a CDS encoding methyl-accepting chemotaxis protein, whose amino-acid sequence MFKNLSIKKKLATGFGAIVAIIVILLALAYTNFTKLSAASTWDLHTMQVLLEAGQIETSLIQIQTSTRGFMLTGEESTTAPISGEEEAVRHHLDEITRLTADNPGQQERLKRLGPLMQNWIDNVIHPLLEKRRALNKQVGVSQQVATSADVLNGAKTIADVRQLLREVSDEEKRLLALRTKNSADLSESMMLLLILGGSVCTVLALIIGALLLQALGGPIGRLAAVVERIAGGEQDARVEVTSRDELGQMSVSFNQMAQAIQDSLAKELAAANLLRSKVDALLAVVSKAAAGDLTGKITVHGDDAIGQLADGLARMFDNLRGLINDVQKAGIQVTTSATEIAASAKQQEATGVEQAQTSVEILSTTKEISANITELVRTMEEATSVADYTTHATADAQGNLQRMDGTMQTMVAATDSINAKLAALSEKASNINSVLITITKVADQTNILSLNAAIEAEKAGEAGRGFSVVATEIRRLADQTSVSTWDIEQMLKEMQSAVSASVMGMDKFSEEIRRSVGEVRQVTNQLSGVMDQVQKLAPQFDQVLQGMQSQAVGAAQINETMMQLNDATQQTVESLKSTSEAVHQLQYAAGGLQTSVATFSVAA is encoded by the coding sequence ATGTTCAAGAACCTCAGTATCAAGAAAAAACTCGCCACAGGATTCGGCGCCATCGTCGCCATCATCGTCATCCTGCTGGCTCTCGCCTACACCAACTTCACCAAGCTTTCCGCCGCCAGCACATGGGACCTGCACACCATGCAGGTGCTGCTCGAGGCCGGGCAGATTGAAACCTCGCTGATCCAGATCCAGACCTCGACCCGCGGCTTCATGCTGACCGGCGAGGAAAGCACCACCGCGCCGATCAGCGGCGAGGAAGAGGCGGTGCGCCACCATCTGGACGAGATCACGCGCCTGACCGCCGACAACCCCGGCCAGCAGGAACGCCTCAAACGGCTCGGCCCCCTGATGCAGAACTGGATCGACAACGTGATCCATCCGCTGCTGGAAAAACGCCGCGCGCTCAACAAGCAGGTCGGCGTATCGCAGCAGGTGGCGACATCGGCCGACGTGCTGAATGGCGCAAAGACCATCGCCGACGTGCGCCAGCTGCTGCGCGAAGTCAGCGACGAAGAAAAGCGCCTGCTGGCGCTGCGCACCAAGAACTCGGCCGACCTGTCGGAATCGATGATGCTGCTGCTGATCCTGGGCGGCAGCGTATGCACGGTGCTGGCGCTGATCATCGGCGCGCTGCTGCTGCAGGCGCTGGGCGGGCCGATCGGCCGGCTGGCGGCGGTGGTGGAACGCATCGCCGGCGGCGAACAGGATGCGCGCGTGGAAGTGACCTCGCGCGATGAACTGGGCCAGATGTCGGTCTCCTTCAACCAGATGGCGCAGGCGATCCAGGACAGCCTGGCCAAGGAGCTGGCCGCCGCCAACCTGCTCAGGTCCAAGGTCGATGCGCTGCTGGCGGTGGTGTCGAAGGCCGCCGCCGGCGACCTGACCGGCAAGATTACGGTGCATGGCGACGATGCCATCGGCCAGCTGGCCGACGGCCTGGCGCGCATGTTCGACAACCTGCGGGGGCTGATCAACGACGTGCAGAAGGCTGGCATCCAGGTCACCACCTCGGCCACCGAGATCGCCGCCTCGGCCAAGCAGCAGGAAGCCACCGGCGTCGAACAGGCGCAGACCAGCGTCGAAATCCTCAGCACCACCAAGGAGATTTCAGCCAACATCACGGAGCTGGTGCGCACCATGGAAGAAGCCACCTCGGTGGCCGATTACACCACCCACGCCACCGCCGACGCCCAGGGCAATCTGCAGCGCATGGACGGCACCATGCAGACCATGGTGGCGGCGACCGACTCGATCAACGCCAAACTGGCGGCATTGTCGGAAAAAGCTAGCAATATCAACAGCGTTCTGATTACAATCACCAAAGTGGCCGACCAGACCAACATCTTGTCGCTGAACGCCGCCATCGAGGCCGAAAAGGCCGGCGAGGCGGGACGCGGTTTTTCCGTCGTCGCCACGGAAATCCGCAGGCTGGCAGACCAAACCTCCGTCTCCACCTGGGACATCGAGCAGATGCTCAAGGAAATGCAGTCGGCCGTCTCCGCCAGCGTCATGGGGATGGACAAATTCTCCGAAGAGATCCGCCGCAGCGTCGGCGAAGTGCGCCAGGTGACCAATCAACTGTCCGGCGTGATGGACCAGGTACAAAAGTTAGCTCCCCAATTCGATCAGGTATTACAGGGCATGCAGTCCCAAGCCGTCGGCGCTGCCCAGATCAACGAAACCATGATGCAGTTGAATGACGCCACCCAGCAGACCGTGGAGTCGCTGAAATCGACCAGCGAAGCGGTCCACCAGTTGCAGTACGCGGCCGGCGGCCTGCAGACCAGCGTCGCCACCTTCTCGGTCGCGGCCTGA